CTCCTGGCCGTGAACGCGTGGTGGCTCACCATCACCTCAACCCATGACTGTGGCACAGCTGAAGGTCTTCTGGCCAGCAAGCACATCTGTTGCCACTCCAACGGTTCATCTCCATCCTCAAGTCTCCCTCCTCTTCGAATTCATGCGCAGAAGAACAGATTTCACGCCCGCCACATCACCTTCAGGATGTCCAATGTGGTGAGGTCACTATCGAGTGTCTCCGGACACTCACGCGCAAGATTGATGCCGACTGCACTGAACCTCTGGTACGGGCAGGAGTCGCTTCACGTTTCAGACCCGCTCTTTTCCTCAAGCTCAATGGATGGCGGACTAAAGCGATGAAGACATATACATGTGTGGCATGGGGAGAAGTCACTGATGGGTCTCGATCGTACCACAAGTTTTGCTCGCTATGTCGAACGATGCTCGAACTAACGTACTACTGATCAAGTCTCTTCTAAGCATTCCAGCTCGACATGAAGCCTATCGGGACCACTGCGCCATCCACCCCCATCCTTACGCCACACAAGATTCCACTCGCCGTTCACGGGCCTCCCAAACTCCTTCGTTTCCCATCCCACTACCCGCTTCACTCCCTCCCAGCCATAGTCGGCTGGCCACAGCTCTTGCGGTGTCCCATCGTTGCTGCTTTGCGTTTCAGCACCGGCAGCATTTTCGTCCATGTCCTTGCGCGGTCTGTCAATCTCTTCCAGCCCGGGAACTCTAGCGCCGCCGTCGCCCTCTGAAGCTCTGCCATTGTTGTTCTCCGACTGATCGCCATTGTCGTCGGCATCCGTTTCTCGTCTTTCTCCAGCACCAGAAGAAGGCCGCATTTCGTTACTGAGCCCGATGTTGGCAACCTGTCCGCTCCTGTCGTTGGCATTGCGTTCTCCGCTACTCCCATTGCCAGAGGAGGGCCGCATCTCGTTACTGGACCCGGCGTTGGCTTGCTCTCCACCTTCCTCGTTGACATTCCTTTCTCCGATACTTTCATCGTCCGAGGAACGCCACATCTCGTCACGGGCATCAAAGTCGTCTTCCTCTTCCCACCGGTACCGGCAGAGGAAAGCTTCCGGCGGGCTCCTATGCTCGACTACAAGTCCATGGGCAGCCTGCACCTTCACACCCTTTAGGTCAAAGAAATTCTCAATGGCGTCAATGATATGCCTGCCAAAAGACTTTCTGCCTTTACGATCCGGGTGCGGACAACAACATACTGCCTTCTTTACAGACCGCTGGTACTTCTCTGAGCGGACAAGCTCCACCAACCTTTCGTCTTCGCTGAGCTTCTTGTGGATGTATGTTTCAAGGTCGGTTCCCTGCTCCTCAGTCACCGACCATATCTTTTTGCCTCTATCGCGATCCTGAAGGTGGATGCTGGCTGCTATGTGGGCTGCAAAACAGTGTTTATCATCGAGGCCGACATAGATGCAGACACATGTCCTACAGCCAGCGGACCCAACAGCGTCTATGAAACGTCGTTCCCCGTCGTAGCACATCTTCTCGACTGGAAGCTCGAAGACGCCGCCTTGGCCTTGATACAAGTGGAGGTACCAGTTAGCCACGATGCTGAAGCTATGTTGAACAGCTGTTCAGGAACCGACCATCGATGTTATATACCTTGAGGCTCCATGGCCAGGTACTTTGTGGTATAGCAAACAAAAGAGGCTACCATCAACTACGCGAAAGGGCATTGACAATGCCAGTAGGACAAACCTCCGGCGTTCGAGATCCAGACCCATGTGGAACCCTGTGGCAACGACTCAGGCTCAGCGATACACGCTGCGGGACACAGTAAGTACAATGAGAACAAGGCAAGACGCATGATTCGTGAATTCGCTTCACACTAACACATACTAAACAGACTCGATTCTTCATGCTTCCTGCCTTTCTATTATCGGCCTACTGCACTCTATGCTCCATCATCTCACACTAGCTATCTACGAGGTCACGATACTATCCACCAGCAAGCAGTTCCTGTGTTCTGCAAGTTGTGCCTCGCTTGGCTCCCAACTGCTGTCGTGGCGCCAAACATGATTCCACTCCCACCCCGACCTAGTCTGACCACAGTCAATGTGGTTGTCGAAGCGCTTGGTAGCCTCCCAGCCATACCGTTCTGGCCATAGTTCGCTACAGTGCGACTCGTCGTGGTGTAGCGATGCAGCGGAACTTTCACGAGTCCCGTTGGCGTCACTGTTGCTCTTGCCGCTGTCCTGGCTGTTCTCGATACCATCCATGCTGTCTGAGCCTGGCTTGTCGGCAACTCCGATCAAACTTGGGTCATCGATTGGCATCACAAGCAGGTTCGTCAGGTTGGCGCTATAGCATGGAAGTTTGTTGGAACGCAGTGCCTTGTCATGGCAGATTCTCGTGACCGGGAGCTCCATGACACCACCTTGGCCTTGGTGAACGTGAAGACACCACTTCGTCATGTTGAGTTAAAATGGCAGTGTCACCGTGCGGTGGCCGTATCCTGCACCTATATAGATGGACGGCACTGACTGCCCTTTGACATTGCCGTGAGCAACAAACACATAGAGACTCGTAGTTGCAGAATGTCTCTGGGACTGTTTGCTAAGCAGATTCCTTGTTGTCCCAGACACGATGTCCAGCCACGCAAGATGATGCTAGAGAGACAAGGTGTCGAAGATTTTGATGGTTGCGTAAGCATCAGGAGTAGCATTCGCGATACAGACTCTGGGCAGCTTTTGGCTCGTGAGCAAAGGAAGAGGTGTGGGTCCAGCAGACGGTGCGGTGGCTCTTGACGAGGTAAATCTGGGCTACAGGATGGGGCTCTAGCGTAGCTCAGGTTCATAGCACCTGGGGTGGAGAAACGTAGGCGAAGCTGGGTAGTGACATCGTAGATGTAAAGACCTGGGTCTACGTTACGCTGGCCTCTCTGACTATGGCTGAATTGTATTCCTCTATGCTCCCAGCATTTCGCTCTCCACCTACATGACCCTCCTCTCTCAGGATAATTGCCTCATGCGCTCCATTGGCTTTGGCAACTTCGATGGGCCCCGTGTCGCCTTCAGACCAGTAGTTCCTTGGAGGCCCTTGATCTCAACAGGGTAAAGTCGTGTCTTTGGAAAATCGTGTTTACCAAGGTCTGCTACAGCGACATTGTCGTTCATGCGATAGGTTGACCAAGGCTCAGTAGAGCGCGGCTTGATGGCCTGCAGTGCAATTACGTCTCCTTGAATTGCCCGAGGTCAGTCGAATATGTGTATTGAGATGTTTTGCAAGCTTACTGTTGATGGCATTGCTGGCGTAGGGATGTTGAAGACTGATGCGCTGCTCTGAGGACATCGGCGCAAAGCCGCCGCCCATGTGTACGACGGTGGTCCTCACGCAGACTTGACAGGTACACGGCCATCCATGATTAGAGGGCGTCTTTGGTTTGCTCAGGGGTTGTGACATCGTGTTAAACTTGTCGGAGATGATGTTTGCCGATACGGGCGAGCAGAATGGTACCCCGGTCGAGGCTAGTGTCGAGTGGTGGATTGCTTGCTGTTGTGTCCTGTCCGTGAGTAGAATGTAGGGTGTTCGCACGAAGTTGCGATGGAGCTAGAGAGTCTCGACAACGACCTGAACCTGGTCGGGTAGGAGATGTTGGTGGCAGACACGATAGAAGTGTTGATCTCAGTGCGGACTTGCTCTTCGCCTTGCCGGCACAGTGATGTGACAGGCTGTCACCTCCCTGGCTACCCTTTGTGTGACCATCGTCACCGCAGTTCCACTTCATGACAGCTTCACGAGCCTGAAAGTGTTGCCTGAGACTCTTCGCAAGGATGCATGGTCCATCGTGCGGCGTGGCCCACGAACCAAAGGAAAGCATCATCGACATCGACTGAGTACAGCATGGGCTGACTACGCTGTCAGTCGATGGGTATTGGCGGCCGCTGGACCATGTTCTGCTTTGGGCTAGGTCTCTGACGTACGACCACGTTGGGCGCTGAAAGAGGCCAGGCTGTCGTGTATGGCCGTGACAGCTGCCACACGTCGGGTGTGTTGCCGACGACCGGACAGTCTGCGATTTGCTGTGTGGCATTGCAATGACTGGATAGGCACGACGTGCCCACGGCGGTAGCTGCCAGCGCACAGAAATGGTGGGCGCTCAAGGAGGATCTAGCGTCTGGACCTCAGGGCACGGTCCGAGACCAGGTGTGGTCGCATCGCCTGAGGCTCTGCGTCTGGTCGTGATTACCACTGGCCAAATTTGTAACAGACAGGGCAAGAAGGTAGCAAAGGACAGCCGGAAATTTTCTAGAGGGCGGGTTCCTGCTTCTACTTCTTCTCTCCGAAGGCTCGCGGGGACCCTCCACACTTCTTGATGTGACGTCGACAGGCGAGGAAATGGTTCGCTAGGTCGCACTCAGCTCATGCAGATAGACCAAAGCAGACACACCTTTTCGGCATTGCGTTCTCCGGGTGTGAAGAAGCACGTGAGCAGCTTTACCAAGTCTTTGTCTGTACTGCTGTTAAAAAGCACAAAGAGCACAATGCGCAAAGAGCCTTTCAGGCTGTAAGGCTATTAACATGTGATTGATATCGATTAGTGCAGCGCTAAGCCTCCACAGTGTGCCACGTGTTGCAGCATGCATATAGTGCCTCGCACCAAGTCGCAATTGGCACATATCGACCAATGAAGCCAAGCCGACAGCAACGCTTTCTCTCACTGGTCCAAGGCCGAGCACTCGTTACCACAGTATATTGTCGGCCGTGGCGGACTCGACGGGTGATCGTACCGTCACCTCTTAAATTGTTTGTAGCCGTGCGGGCTGATCTCCCAGGTCGTTGCCTCGATTCGGAATCCTTCTGCCACAAAGACTAGTGACATGCGACCTCTTGAGTCGTGGGTAGAGCCAGACGGCAGTAGTAGGATATCTAACTGTCTCCCATACCGTAACTGACACTTGACGTTGGTTCTGGAGAGGGTCCACCAAGACGGGTGCGTAAGAGCGACTAAGGAGGGCCAAGGTTGACGCTGGCTTTGAACCATCACTCAAGTCAATGCCCCATACTCGCCAGCCACACCCTCGTCGCATTCTCAACAACGTCCGGCGATCGCATAGGCTGCCGCACCGCAACAAAAGGCATCTCGTTATCTGAATGCCCTCCCTCACCATCGAGATCCTCTACCCCACCACTCCTCCCCCTCTCCAGCCCCGTCTCTGCGCCCTCTCCCGTCCTCCTCTCCCTATCCACCCGACACAAACAAAGCGGACACTTTGCCGCCCCACCCTTAGACGCAAAAGCCTGCTTCACACACCCCTCATGAAAAAAATGCAAACACGGCAGATCCGCGATCAGTTCCCCCTCCTCATAAGCCTCTCGACAAATCCCACAGACATCATTGTTGACACGTTCATTGGCAGTCTTGAACCACTCGAACTCATGCGTCGAAAGCCTCGCCGGCTCTTTCGACTTGGCAACTTCCTTCGCTTGAAAACTAGCTGCAAGATTCCACGCCAGCGCTGGATTCAGAGGAGGCGGCGCTGCCAGGTCTAGAGGCTGCATGGTGCCGAGGTCGATATCAGTGAGCAGGGGAGCGTAGTTCAGTTGCTGGCGTTTGCAGTTGATGGCGAGGGTGTGCTGGGCGTAGACGTCCATGGGATAGCGATCGGGGTGGGTAGCGAGGTGTTCGTGCTGGTCGAAGAGGGTTTGGCCCATGCAGAACGGGCAAAGAGATCTGAGATCTTGTCGGGCCCGGTGGGCGCGCGTTCGTTCGCCTGAGGCGCGGAAGCGGATGTCGACTTGTGTTGTTGGTGTGATGCGGATCAGGCCTTGGGTACAGTGTTCGTAGAGGCATGCACAACCGAGTTTCTGCTTGAGGATTTCCACATTCGGTCTGATGGTCAATGTGTCCGTCTTCCTCAGCACCGCTCTCACATCGTACGCATCTCTTGACCAGCTCTCTAGTCGGAATCGCCACGTCCCGTATTGTTGGTATCTCCAGACATCTTGTTTGGTCGGGTTTTGTATTGACTTGATCAAAATCCTCACATCGTCACTGTCCAGTCTGAAAGCGCTGATACAAAGCAGGTACCAGTATCCACCCTGTTGTTCGACCAAGATGAAGTCGCCTTCACGTGCATCGTGCAAGGATGCCTTATGTTCTGGAGTCATCGGAGCCTCGTAGTGCCGTGGGCCGATATCGACTGGGATGATGTGGTCGGTATGCAATGCCAAGATTCACTGGCCTGGGGTGTATCGATGCAATCGTGGCAAAGCAGGGGTACAAGTCTGCGTGTAAGGCCTTTTTGTGGATGCTGACAGTCCTGTTTGCTATCATAGTCAGTAGATTAGACAAACACCTCGTTGACACGATCAAGGTCATGTTGGCCGTTCATATATGCTACACGGCTAGGCTCGGACCTTGCTGACTGTTCCGAAACAGCATAAGCATAACGCACTAGGTACAGCCTTGTTTCTGCGATTCACATAAGCAAATGTGGAGATGTGAGACTGTTCTTCGGGCTACCTTTACGACCGAGTTGCCGCAGTGATAAGCTAATTGGCGCGTATCCGACAATCTGGGCCAATGGTCAGTCGGTGGCCTCATGTGCTGTACAATGAACGGTGGGTGCCAAACATAAACCGCCATGTGGATGGATCGCGGCACATTGAATCCAACGCTTCGAATGTGGTTATCTGGGAGTAATGTTGACCTACATTCGAACGTCAGTGCCAAGAATCAAATACTAGAGCAGAAAAGACACAATAAGTTGTACTCGTCGCTGGCTGTCAAGGAAGAGGGAGCACAATGGCTTGCCCTTGCAAGGTCAAGGTCACTGATCATTCTGGCACCACGGCGCGGCAAGTCGGACAAGTCCTGTTGCCCTGATCGAGCCAAGGCGCCAAGCAGTCGCAGTGGAAGCGGTGTCCGCATGGAAGCTCAACCACGGGGTCGTTCTCGTTGAAGATATCCTTACAGACCACGCAGTCATCGTCGCCAGGAACCATGACTCCAGTGACCATAAAGTAGCTCGCAGGCTTGGAGATAAGGCCAGCTGAAGAACCTATCTCCGCAGCATGCGGGTGCTGATGGGCAGATCCTTGGTATTGCATGACCAAGTAAGTCTGCGTGCCGGAAGCAAGTGTTGGGAGGTCGATGTTCAGCGGAAATGGCCTGAAGTGCAGGAGCCGGCGTTGGTGATTGACCTGGCGGACGTGGGTATGGATCTGCTGGATGTTGAACATGCTGATACGACTCCAATTCTGAACCATCTCTTCGTGGTTTTGAAAGAGCTCAGGATCCATGCAATACGGACATAGGGTCCAGCTGTTGCCGAGAGCTCTGCCATGGCTCACAAAGATACCCAGCTCCCGTGAAGTCCTTGGTGTGATGCGAATTGTTCCGCGGTCGCACTCGAATGGGCATTGGCCTTGCCAGATCGTGGCTCTCAAAACTTCGATACTAGGTCGGAGAATGACCGAGGAGAAGCCCCGCCGCATAAATTGTTCGATGGGCAAGGCCTGTACCCGGCGGACGCTATAATTGAACGACCAGATCATTGGCTGGTTTGGTAACAGGAGGTCTCGAGCATCTCGCGCATTGATTGGGGCCACCAAGACGAAGAACGGGTCTTCGCCACGACGAATGCGCTCAGCGTTGTTGACCACGACCAGGAGGTGATCCAAATATGTTGGCCGGAAGTGTGAACAAGTGGAGGGGATCGAAGCTCCGTTGATGAGTATCAGGTCGCCATCTCGGACTGAGCGCAAAATGTTTTGCAATTCGAGGTCCATGTCTGCGGTGTTAGATCAGCGGATGGGGATGCGTGAGTTGTAGATGCTGCTCAGGGGCGTGGCAGGATTAACTTGATCGGCCTTCGAGAAGGTCGGTCGCTTATAGTAGTCGTTTATTGAAGTGCTATAGGTAATGTTGCTGTGGCATGGTGCACTACTGTTCCGCCGCGACGCCAGTCGGGAGTCCTTGACGCAGCCGAGTACTCGAGACTCGATTCACGAACGAAGCAATGAAGTCTGCAGAATCGCATGGCGTCTTATCCCGATCATCTTCCCTTCAAAGAAGAGAAGATCACGAGGCCTTGGCGACAGCCTCAACAAGGCGCTTCTGCGTATTCATGGCTTGCTTTGCGAAGTCGTGGATGtcgtattctttaggcttACCATCTGGTGCCCTCAGCTCGAAGACTTCGTAAGAGAACCAGTCTCGAAAGCCAGTATCCAGTACAGCCTTTGTAAAGTCCACGACGGGCAGATAGCCCTCGAATGGTAGCGGTCGGAAGTCATGGCTCCACCTGCCACGCGGTCGCAGACCATCAATCTCCTTCTTCTCAAGCGGACCAACTGGTGGCTGATTGACCTTGTATGCATCAGAGATCTGGAGAAGATAGATCTTGTCTTTCGGTACTGTCGTGGCCAGACGGTTGCAGGACTTCTTCCAGTCTGCCTCTACCCGTTCTGGGGTACGGCCATCCTCGAGTATGCCGGATTTCGTGGTCGGATCGCCCCACTCGCCACCAGCAGATTGGAAGGTGTCGAGACAGAGGCCGAAGTTAGGTCGATCGACCTTCTGGCATATATCCCAGACATCTGCCCAGTCTGGAGCATGGGTTGACCAGCACCAGTTCTCGTAGGCAACGCGCATGTTCTTTTGAGCAAGCTTGTCTGCCAGCTCACGAAGGTCTTTCACGAAACGCCCACGATCTTTGCCAATCTTCTCCTCGGGTGAGTCTGAAGATCCAACTTGAAGC
This genomic window from Fulvia fulva chromosome 4, complete sequence contains:
- a CDS encoding 3-dehydroshikimate dehydratase, with protein sequence MDSLQNLPLAYASVSIGYKDEHTLPKKLDAIANAGFQAIELGMPDLVAFANQHLKTGQQGGSKGIGDHDFDDLVSIGKLLKTMLDAKRLKVFMMQPFANFEGWLEASPERKDAWERVEGWTSVMEAVGCDMLQVGSSDSPEEKIGKDRGRFVKDLRELADKLAQKNMRVAYENWCWSTHAPDWADVWDICQKVDRPNFGLCLDTFQSAGGEWGDPTTKSGILEDGRTPERVEADWKKSCNRLATTVPKDKIYLLQISDAYKVNQPPVGPLEKKEIDGLRPRGRWSHDFRPLPFEGYLPVVDFTKAVLDTGFRDWFSYEVFELRAPDGKPKEYDIHDFAKQAMNTQKRLVEAVAKAS